One stretch of Mobula birostris isolate sMobBir1 chromosome 5, sMobBir1.hap1, whole genome shotgun sequence DNA includes these proteins:
- the LOC140197997 gene encoding endothelin receptor type B-like isoform X1, translating to MVPSGALAGLFLLIIGEISICTAQGQEGHIDPEHGIKARPTFWHTVAPTPHKVPVNFNLTAHNSNLHSVNVTRDRLRPMCKQRPEIKDTFKYINTIVSCMVFVVGIIGNSTLLRIIYKNKYMRNGPNILIASLALGDLLHIVIDIPITVYKLHAEDWPFGVEVCKLLPFMQKASVGITVLSLCALSIDRYRAVLSWSRIQGIRVPMWTVIEIIVIWALSVILAVPEFVAFDLLEMNYRGKMYRVCMIHPMQKTKFMQFYKVAKDWWLFAFYFCMPLACTALFYSLMTSELLQKKTGMQIALTDHLKQAQISSFYSKLLLLRQLRPRRPASGKTVEVIVRVKLFPQTIRLYWLSNTQDHRSVLQNVSGNMFMYKLESNCIVLISILNISLVPQYCFAVQRRTHNPFNKNFKEYNSDPVSIKLNTPVRKNVDEHMNALPRNVPLQSRLDEICQFNLCFLL from the exons ATGGTGCCTTCTGGAGCTCTTGCTGGACTGTTCCTCCTCATCATCGGTGAAATCTCCATCTGCACTGCCCAGGGCCAGGAAGGGCACATCGACCCTGAGCATGGTATAAAAGCGCGACCTACATTCTGGCACACAGTCGCACCCACTCCCCACAAGGTACCCGTAAACTTCAACCTGACTGCTCACAATTCAAACTTGCACAGCGTAAACGTGACCCGGGACAGGCTCCGTCCAATGTGCAAACAGCGGCCAGagatcaaggacaccttcaagtaCATCAACACCATAGTGTCCTGCATGGTGTTCGTGGTGGGGATAATCGGTAACTCCACGCTACTGAGAATCATTTACAAAAACAAGTACATGAGGAACGGCCCCAATATCCTGATAGCCAGCCTGGCTCTTGGGGATTTGCTGCACATCGTCATCGACATCCCCATCACCGTGTACAAG CTCCACGCTGAAGATTGGCCTTTTGGGGTGGAAGTATGTAAACTCCTGCCGTTTATGCAGAAAGCATCTGTTGGCATCACTGTTCTCAGTCTCTGTGCACTCAGTATAGACAG GTATCGAGCAGTGTTGTCCTGGAGTCGTATTCAAGGCATCagagttcccatgtggactgttATTGAAATTATAGTCATCTGGGCACTGTCAGTTATCCTGGCAGTTCCTGAATTCGTAGCCTTTGATCTGCTAGAAATGAACTATCGAGGCAAAATGTACAGAGTCTGTATGATTCATCCCATGCAGAAAACTAAGTTCATGCAG TTCTACAAAGTGGCAAAAGACTGGTGGTTGTTTGCCTTTTATTTCTGTATGCCTCTAGCATGCACAGCACTGTTTTACTCTTTAATGACCTCTGAGTTGTTGCAGAAGAAAACTGGGATGCAGATCGCTCTGACTGACCACCTGAAGCAG GCACAAATCAGCTCCTTTTATTcaaaactactactactacgtcaactcaggcctaggaggCCAGCGTCAGGCAAAACAGTGGAAGTAATTGTTAGAGTGAAACTGTTTCCTCAGACAATAAGGCTATACTGGCTATCTAATACTCAGGATCACAGGTCTGTACTTCAAAATGTAAGTGGTAATATGTTCATGTACAAACTTGAATCCAATTGTATTGTCCTGATCTCCATTTTGAACATTAGTCTTGTACCCCAATATTGCTTTGCAGTTCAAAGGAGAACACACAATCCATTTAATAAAAATTTTAAAGAATATAATTCTGATCCTGTCAGCATAAAACTGAACACCCCAGTTAGGAAAAATGTTGATGAACACATGAATGCTTTGCCAAGAAATGTTCCACTCCAGTCAAGATTAGATGAAATTTGCCAATTTAATCTCTGTTTTTTGCTTTAG